The proteins below come from a single Rosa rugosa chromosome 2, drRosRugo1.1, whole genome shotgun sequence genomic window:
- the LOC133728314 gene encoding uncharacterized protein LOC133728314, with translation MRRFYFFSSTALQWDLIEAYINGSNALLKYVFFMLTRPFRPWIDPRGANMIPIHLMLFKQSASRLSIHSPINRDEPNLVTERRFMLPISDVVPERGVYTEIIAGYLSTMCVPGSLHPDIIQKIYNVIEVADPGLPIDVTIEDVTVNVLGKSTVPPTKTVFHKVRPDSLESTIRQKPCAGCHESLDHFYDAEEGITRLPCLHLFHEGCLVQCLDLIDEPACPICSYPLVEFVEPSKPLVDLDWPMLLMMAASGIITVTLLCRLLKRP, from the coding sequence ATGAGGCGTTTCTATTTCTTTTCCAGCACCGCGTTACAGTGGGACCTGATTGAAGCTTACATCAACGGAAGTAATGCTTTGCTTAAATATGTGTTCTTCATGCTAACTCGTCCCTTTCGTCCTTGGATTGACCCACGTGGTGCCAACATGATTCCCATCCATTTAATGCTCTTCAAGCAATCCGCAAGCCGTCTCTCCATTCATTCTCCAATCAACCGTGATGAACCAAACCTCGTGACTGAAAGACGGTTCATGCTCCCTATCTCAGATGTCGTACCTGAAAGGGGTGTGTATACGGAGATCATTGCCGGCTATCTTTCCACCATGTGTGTCCCAGGAAGTCTGCACCCAGATATTATTCAAAAGATATATAACGTGATTGAAGTGGCCGACCCTGGTTTGCCTATTGATGTGACAATAGAGGACGTGACTGTTAACGTATTGGGCAAGTCGACAGTTCCTCCAACCAAAACTGTATTTCACAAAGTGAGACCTGATAGTTTGGAATCTACTATTAGACAGAAGCCATGTGCTGGTTGTCATGAGAGCCTTGATCACTTTTATGATGCAGAAGAAGGGATTACTCGCTTGCCCTGCTTGCACCTTTTTCATGAAGGTTGCCTTGTCCAGTGTTTGGATCTGATTGATGAGCCTGCATGCCCCATCTGCAGTTACCCACTTGTGGAGTTTGTTGAGCCATCAAAACCCTTGGTGGACCTGGATTGGCCTATGTTGCTCATGATGGCGGCAAGCGGTATAATAACTGTTACGCTTCTTTGCAGACTATTGAAGCGGCCCTAA
- the LOC133732352 gene encoding uncharacterized protein LOC133732352 has product MDMSTLEPLYYCNAVQFSGVAQEGKRLWIRARTAPIHYRLLKLIHSCRRWIDLSGVDMVPIRIKLYQQTVTVRWDEFCRGLCFDEPKWVTERRFIVPVSDFKALSKMGGYRKIVAGYLSSMRVPEDEHEAIIQEIFWAIHHAVPEFPIIVRIQQLTLQVADNAITSYIEGLERVRVDSLEEAIRHATCAICREDLDHFEGIDNDEQKIIRLPCLHLYHGDCIAPWLERCLDCPLCRQFMPIVQEANSSSKPCCS; this is encoded by the coding sequence ATGGACATGTCCACCCTGGAACCATTATATTATTGCAATGCAGTACAATTTTCTGGGGTTGCTCAAGAAGGTAAGAGACTTTGGATCAGAGCAAGAACTGCACCGATACATTATAGGCTCCTCAAGCTAATTCATAGCTGTCGTCGTTGGATTGACCTGTCCGGCGTGGACATGGTTCCGATCAGAATAAAACTCTACCAGCAAACAGTAACTGTCCGCTGGGATGAGTTTTGTAGAGGCCTTTGTTTTGATGAACCAAAATGGGTAACTGAAAGACGATTTATTGTCCCTGTCTCTGATTTCAAGGCATTATCGAAAATGGGTGGCTATAGAAAGATTGTGGCCGGGTATCTTTCCAGCATGCGCGTCccagaagatgaacatgaagcTATTATTCAAGAAATATTTTGGGCAATTCATCATGCCGTCCCTGAATTTCCCATTATAGTGAGGATACAGCAGTTGACTCTGCAAGTAGCGGACAATGCAATTACATCATATATTGAGGGtttggagagagtgagagttgaTAGTTTGGAGGAAGCTATTAGACATGCAACTTGCGCTATTTGTAGGGAGGACCTTGATCACTTTGAAGGGATTGATAATGATGAGCAGAAGATTATTCGCTTGCCCTGCTTGCACCTTTATCATGGAGATTGCATTGCCCCTTGGCTGGAGAGGTGTCTGGACTGCCCATTGTGTCGACAGTTTATGCCTATTGTGCAAGAGGCTAATTCATCATCAAAACCCTGCTGCTCATGA
- the LOC133734701 gene encoding uncharacterized protein LOC133734701 has translation MRRVTFISDRHVGLVSAFPRVFPNNPLGFCFRHLMANLSDKFPAGSYLKDRIPYLFMCCAYSRTPEMYEFNMEILRSEGGDIVAQFLEDLPKENWCMAYFNGERFGEMTNNLAESFNNWVLPLKSLPILDINDGIRVKSMASIAARKQDAQEWLSELCPAIEKKLKDNLEVGRHWRVSRSDTYVYEVHFQKYNSMVNLETRFCSCGEWQLYGFPCSHALVVIQQHGSSPYLYVNELYKVEKYRETYSFPINPLPSISKQVHDFGRDAVFNSYMYSDIPILALVYIDLSIDISF, from the exons ATGAGGAGGGTGACGTTCATTTCTGATCGTCATGTTGGGCTTGTTAGTGCTTTCCCTAGAGTGTTTCCCAATAATCCActtgggttttgttttagacaTCTGATGGCTAACCTTTCTGATAAATTTCCAGCTGGTTCTTACCTTAAGGATCGGATTCCTTACTTGTTTATGTGTTGTGCTTATTCTCGAACACCGGAGATGTATGAGTTCAACATGGAAATCTTGAGGAGTGAAGGCGGTGACATAGTTGCTCAATTTTTGGAGGATCTTCCCAAGGAGAACTGGTGTATGGCTTACTTTAATGGCGAAAGAtttggtgaaatgacaaataacttggctgagtctttcaataattgggtGTTGCCTTTGAAGAGTCTTCCTATTCTTGATATTAATGATGGGATTAGAGTGAAGTCCATGGCTTCAATTGCTGCTCGGAAGCAGGATGCTCAGGAATGGTTGTCTGAGTTGTGCCCGGCGATTGAAAAGAAGTTGAAGGACAATTTGGAAGTCGGAAGGCATTGGAGAGTGAGCAGGTCTGATACCTATGTGTATGAAGTTCACTTCCAGAAGTACAATAGCATGGTAAATTTGGAAACTCGCTTTTGTTCGTGTGGAGAATGGCAGTTGTATGGCTTCCCATGTTCCCATGCCCTTGTAGTGATCCAACAACATGGTTCTTCCCCGTATTTGTATGTCAATGAGCTGTACAAGGTGGAGAAATATCGAGAAACTTATTCTTTCCCAATTAATCCTCTTCCCTCTATTTCGAAGCAAGTGCATGATTTTGGTAGAGATGCG GTTTTTAATAGTTACATGTACAGTGACATACCCATTTTGGCATTAGTTTACATTGACTTGTCCattgacattagtttttag
- the LOC133732529 gene encoding probable polyamine transporter At3g13620: MLYMHNELANLTPNPNLHQHIKATMKTSQDSPSSEKLLEGEEKQCLKEPPAITMITTKKLAFIPLLFLIYFQVSGGPYGTETMVGAGGTFYAILGIIFFPILWSVPEALITAELSTAFPGNGGFVIWTHQAFGPFWGFLIGFWNCWDNVSTLVRSRGVTQPSKTLPKAFLSSGLITCFAHLIPLLASIGAIKIDLDDWVDGYYTIVGEKIVGKKFKRWIRIGAFLSGIGVFQSQLSSCSYQLLGMTELGLLPTFFSARSKRFNTPWVGILISTDIDLNFKYEIQTCHIISECFLQSGDDVRIRSFYFLEDEVSRSGFKVPLTKLRSLIAMCFIPFWFLLYVVFVGQPIVYLVVALLTMLGILWYYCMRIVA; this comes from the coding sequence ATGTTATATATGCACAATGAACTAGCAAATTTGACACCCAATCCAAATTTGCATCAACACATCAAAGCCACCATGAAAACATCCCAAGATTCTCCCAGTTCAGAAAAGCTTCTTGAAGGTGAAGAAAAACAATGCCTAAAAGAACCTCCAGCTATCACTATGATCACAACCAAAAAACTAGCTTTCATCCCATTACTCTTCCTCATCTACTTTCAAGTCTCTGGTGGCCCTTATGGCACAGAAACCATGGTTGGTGCTGGGGGTACTTTCTATGCAATCCTTGGCATCATATTCTTCCCAATCCTCTGGAGCGTTCCCGAGGCCCTCATCACTGCTGAACTGTCCACTGCCTTTCCCGGCAATGGTGGCTTTGTCATATGGACTCACCAAGCCTTTGGTCCCTTCTGGGGCTTCCTCATTGGGTTTTGGAATTGTTGGGACAATGTTAGTACTTTAGTACGTAGTAGGGGTGTTACACAACCCTCAAAAACATTACCAAAAGCATTTCTCTCAAGTGGATTGATCACTTGCTTTGCTCATTTAATACCTCTTCTAGCTTCAATTGGGGCTATTAAAATTGACCTAGATGATTGGGTTGATGGATATTACACAATTGTGGGAGAAAAAATTGTGGGGAAAAAGTTCAAAAGGTGGATTAGGATTGGAGCCTTTTTATCTGGTATTGGTGTTTTTCAGTCCCAGCTGAGCAGTTGTTCATATCAGCTGCTAGGTATGACTGAATTAGGGTTGTTACCAACATTTTTCAGTGCACGGTCCAAACGGTTCAACACTCCTTGGGTGGGGATTCTGATATCAACTGATATCGATCTTAATTTCAAGTATGAAATTCAGACATGTCACATCATTAGTGAATGTTTTCTACAGTCTGGGGATGATGTTCGAATTCGCAGCTTTTATTTCCTTGAGGATGAAGTTTCCAGAAGTGGCTTCAAAGTTCCACTTACAAAGCTGAGGAGTCTGATAGCAATGTGCTTCATTCCATTTTGGTTTTTATTGTATGTGGTTTTTGTTGGGCAGCCAATTGTGTATTTGGTGGTTGCTTTGCTGACCATGTTGGGCATTCTTTGGTATTACTGCATGAGGATAGTGGCTTGA